One window of the Niallia circulans genome contains the following:
- a CDS encoding acetylxylan esterase, producing the protein MKKEQVINEYREYKGSGRKPADYDAYWDKAIQELAEQSLDYELERVEIPSKTAEFFNLYFTGVKGARIRCQYIRPKKIEGKVPGMLMFHGYHGDSGDFGDKLSWVTEGFAVLAMDCRGQGGESEDKTTAKGTTLKGLIIRGVEEGPESLYYRSVFLDTAHAARILMSMEEVDEEAISVQGASQGGALSLVCAALEPRVKKVVVQYPFLSDYRKVFELDINSSAYEELAYWFRFRDPMHDREEEFFDTLEYIDLQHLAPRIKAEVKWAIALEDGVCPPATQFAVYNQISSPKEMIFFPEYGHEYLPKLGDRVRGFLLNHE; encoded by the coding sequence ATGAAAAAAGAGCAGGTAATCAATGAATATCGAGAATATAAAGGATCTGGTCGAAAGCCCGCGGATTATGATGCGTATTGGGATAAAGCGATACAAGAGCTAGCAGAACAAAGCTTAGATTACGAGTTAGAAAGAGTAGAGATTCCTTCCAAAACGGCAGAGTTTTTCAACTTATATTTTACAGGTGTAAAAGGTGCAAGGATAAGATGCCAATATATCCGCCCGAAAAAAATAGAAGGAAAAGTGCCTGGGATGCTGATGTTTCATGGTTACCATGGCGATAGTGGGGACTTTGGTGATAAGCTTTCCTGGGTAACAGAGGGGTTCGCTGTTCTTGCGATGGATTGTCGCGGGCAAGGCGGAGAGTCAGAAGATAAGACAACGGCGAAAGGAACGACATTAAAAGGATTAATTATCCGCGGGGTCGAAGAAGGACCAGAGAGCCTTTATTATCGAAGCGTATTTTTAGATACTGCTCATGCAGCTAGAATTTTAATGAGCATGGAGGAAGTTGATGAAGAGGCTATTTCTGTTCAAGGTGCCTCACAAGGGGGAGCTTTATCATTAGTCTGTGCAGCACTGGAACCGAGAGTGAAAAAAGTAGTAGTGCAATATCCCTTCCTTAGTGATTATCGCAAAGTATTTGAGTTAGACATTAATTCATCTGCATATGAGGAATTGGCATATTGGTTTCGATTCCGCGACCCAATGCATGACAGAGAAGAGGAGTTTTTCGATACATTAGAATACATTGATTTACAGCATTTGGCACCGAGAATTAAAGCAGAAGTAAAGTGGGCAATTGCGTTAGAAGATGGAGTTTGTCCGCCAGCAACGCAATTTGCTGTGTATAATCAGATTTCTTCACCAAAAGAGATGATCTTCTTCCCAGAGTATGGGCATGAATATTTGCCGAAGCTCGGAGATAGAGTCAGGGGATTTTTGTTAAATCATGAGTAG
- a CDS encoding GntR family transcriptional regulator, whose product MGRHSKKVMVMESVKDWVINGRVKPGDRIYSEYELSKLFDVSRHTVRLAIGELVDEGWLYREQGVGTFCGEPFASRKGKKIANGKNIGVMTTYLSDYIFPSIIRGMETYLTEKGYTLTLVCTENDHAKERLCIRKLLDLNMDGLILEPTKSSHFNPNLDYYLELEERHIPYVMINQYYSQLSPFYLIMDDVKGGYMATNHLIQLGHEQLLGLFQSDDLQGVHRMQGFLQALRNEKLPIAPELVVTFTTEELHAGLEEKILNTLTNRKNIPTAIVCYNDNIAVIVQKVLQKLHLSVPEDISLVGFDDTALADSPNLPLTTIAHPKSHMGRDAARRIIAAIEGKEYTLFLKDPIIYEPELVIRSSTNIVKKNRSAVY is encoded by the coding sequence ATGGGGCGACATTCAAAAAAGGTAATGGTGATGGAATCGGTAAAGGATTGGGTAATCAATGGACGGGTGAAACCGGGGGATCGGATTTATTCGGAGTATGAGCTTTCGAAGCTGTTTGATGTAAGCAGGCACACGGTTCGATTAGCGATTGGAGAGCTTGTCGATGAGGGATGGCTCTATCGGGAGCAGGGTGTTGGCACCTTTTGCGGGGAACCTTTTGCTAGTAGAAAAGGTAAGAAAATAGCGAATGGGAAAAACATTGGGGTGATGACCACTTATCTTTCTGATTATATTTTTCCATCGATTATCCGTGGAATGGAAACTTATTTAACAGAAAAAGGCTATACTTTAACATTAGTTTGTACGGAAAATGATCATGCAAAGGAGCGATTATGTATCCGCAAGCTCCTTGATTTGAATATGGATGGGCTTATTTTAGAACCTACGAAAAGTAGTCATTTCAATCCTAATCTAGATTATTACCTGGAGCTGGAGGAACGCCATATTCCCTATGTAATGATCAATCAATATTATTCGCAGCTTTCTCCCTTCTATTTAATCATGGATGATGTAAAAGGCGGATATATGGCAACAAATCATTTAATCCAGCTTGGGCATGAACAACTTCTTGGTCTCTTTCAATCAGATGATTTACAAGGCGTTCATCGCATGCAAGGCTTTTTGCAGGCGCTGCGAAATGAAAAGCTTCCGATTGCACCAGAGCTTGTCGTTACTTTTACAACAGAAGAATTACATGCTGGTTTGGAGGAGAAAATTTTGAATACGCTTACAAATCGAAAGAATATACCTACTGCTATCGTCTGCTACAATGATAATATTGCCGTTATTGTTCAAAAAGTTTTACAAAAATTGCATTTATCTGTACCAGAGGATATCTCCCTTGTTGGCTTCGATGATACTGCATTAGCTGACTCACCAAATCTTCCCTTAACTACTATCGCCCATCCGAAAAGTCATATGGGAAGAGATGCAGCTAGAAGAATAATTGCAGCCATTGAAGGAAAAGAATACACGCTTTTCTTGAAAGACCCGATTATTTATGAACCAGAACTAGTCATCCGTTCCTCCACTAACATTGTAAAAAAGAACAGATCCGCCGTGTATTGA
- a CDS encoding permease, whose translation MSTLAEEQSSKKRTFWFAFLFVLVAVIGLTYVKWWPYYHKAILSFQTNSIGDSILQDQISGTFTWSAAVDYTVTYFQSVWKAAILGILLGSLVQVLLPTGWLLKVLGKTSFGSTAAAGLASIPGMMCTCCAAPVAVGLRKKNASVGASLAFWIGNPTINPATLIFMTFVLSWKFTLLRLIVGLVLTFGISYFANRFVKNPTPVSVDKLIEDAEVDKRPFLNRWLTSLGSMVLYVVPAYVLSVLILGAARFWLFPQLSDSMSNSLLAILLFAVAGMLFVIPTAAEIPIIQTLMAMGLGAGPAAALLITLPSISLPSLLMVAKSFPRKVLVFVSISVVVLGIISGLIGKLIF comes from the coding sequence ATGAGTACGTTAGCAGAGGAGCAATCAAGCAAAAAAAGAACGTTTTGGTTCGCTTTTCTATTTGTTTTAGTCGCAGTAATCGGTCTCACATATGTGAAATGGTGGCCATATTATCATAAAGCCATCCTTTCTTTTCAAACAAATTCTATCGGAGATTCGATTTTACAGGATCAAATTTCCGGAACATTCACATGGAGTGCCGCAGTAGATTATACGGTCACTTACTTCCAATCTGTTTGGAAGGCAGCAATTTTAGGTATTCTACTTGGTTCCCTTGTGCAAGTGCTTCTGCCGACTGGCTGGCTATTAAAGGTGCTAGGAAAAACGAGCTTTGGCAGTACTGCAGCAGCAGGACTAGCATCCATACCAGGAATGATGTGTACTTGCTGTGCCGCGCCAGTCGCTGTGGGGCTTCGTAAAAAAAATGCTTCCGTCGGCGCAAGCTTGGCTTTTTGGATTGGGAATCCAACCATCAACCCAGCAACCTTAATTTTTATGACCTTTGTCCTTTCTTGGAAGTTTACATTATTACGTCTTATCGTTGGACTAGTTTTAACATTTGGCATTAGCTATTTTGCCAACCGCTTTGTTAAAAATCCAACTCCTGTCTCTGTGGATAAATTAATAGAAGATGCGGAAGTAGATAAGCGTCCATTTTTAAATAGATGGCTTACTTCTCTTGGAAGCATGGTTCTTTATGTGGTACCGGCCTATGTTCTGTCCGTATTAATTCTAGGGGCAGCGCGTTTTTGGCTCTTCCCGCAGCTAAGTGACAGCATGTCTAATAGTTTGCTTGCTATTCTGCTTTTTGCAGTTGCTGGGATGCTTTTTGTTATTCCAACAGCCGCAGAAATTCCAATTATTCAAACGTTAATGGCGATGGGTCTTGGAGCAGGACCAGCTGCAGCCCTGCTTATTACACTGCCAAGTATAAGCTTGCCATCTTTATTGATGGTAGCAAAATCCTTTCCAAGAAAAGTGCTCGTATTTGTATCCATATCGGTAGTCGTTTTAGGAATTATCAGTGGATTAATAGGAAAATTAATATTCTAG
- the selD gene encoding selenide, water dikinase SelD, whose protein sequence is MTQSYSVKLTSLSSKGGCGCKIGPADLSEVIRTLPPAEKNPNLLVGLDTSDDAGVYKLTDELAIVQTVDFFTPIVDDPYSFGQIAAANALSDIYAMGGKPLTALNIVAFPISVLEKEILADIMRGAGDKVKEAGATLVGGHSIDDKEPKFGLAVTGTIHPDKVRTNAGAKPTDKLILTKPIGVGILTTSIKRGLLSAEEIDRVTKVMATLNKKAAEVMEAYNVHACTDVTGFGLLGHASEMAKGSNTTIHIKRDQVPVLPRVKELAEQGVIPGGTKNNFAHLEGDVTFASDLDELDQLILCDAVTSGGLLISVEGEQADALLQELVDAGVEAAIIGEVTEESPGHIFVG, encoded by the coding sequence ATGACACAGTCTTATTCCGTTAAACTTACATCTTTATCCTCCAAAGGGGGCTGCGGCTGCAAAATTGGTCCTGCTGACTTATCTGAAGTTATTCGTACATTACCACCAGCAGAGAAAAATCCAAATCTTCTTGTTGGCTTAGATACAAGCGATGATGCTGGCGTTTACAAGCTGACAGATGAATTAGCAATCGTGCAAACAGTCGACTTCTTTACGCCAATTGTGGATGATCCTTACTCGTTTGGACAAATTGCTGCAGCAAATGCCTTAAGTGATATTTATGCAATGGGTGGAAAACCGTTAACTGCCCTAAACATTGTGGCTTTCCCTATTTCTGTTTTGGAAAAAGAAATTTTGGCTGATATTATGCGAGGTGCTGGCGATAAAGTGAAAGAGGCTGGAGCTACCCTTGTTGGCGGACATTCCATTGATGATAAAGAACCCAAATTTGGTCTTGCTGTCACTGGAACCATTCATCCAGATAAAGTACGTACAAATGCCGGTGCTAAGCCTACTGACAAACTAATTTTAACAAAACCAATCGGTGTCGGTATTCTAACCACTTCTATTAAAAGAGGTCTTTTATCAGCAGAAGAAATTGATCGTGTGACAAAAGTTATGGCTACACTGAATAAGAAGGCGGCTGAAGTGATGGAGGCTTATAATGTGCATGCTTGTACAGATGTAACTGGATTTGGATTACTTGGACATGCTTCAGAGATGGCGAAAGGAAGCAATACAACCATCCATATTAAGCGCGATCAAGTTCCTGTTCTTCCACGCGTAAAAGAATTAGCGGAACAAGGAGTAATTCCTGGCGGTACGAAAAATAACTTTGCCCACCTAGAAGGCGATGTTACTTTTGCTTCTGACTTAGATGAGCTTGATCAGTTGATTTTATGTGATGCTGTAACGTCTGGCGGATTGCTTATTTCGGTGGAAGGTGAACAAGCAGATGCATTGCTGCAAGAATTAGTTGATGCCGGTGTAGAAGCGGCGATCATTGGAGAAGTCACAGAAGAGAGCCCTGGCCATATTTTTGTTGGGTAA